In one Cygnus atratus isolate AKBS03 ecotype Queensland, Australia chromosome 14, CAtr_DNAZoo_HiC_assembly, whole genome shotgun sequence genomic region, the following are encoded:
- the HNRNPA0 gene encoding heterogeneous nuclear ribonucleoprotein A0, with the protein MENSQLCKLFIGGLNVQTTEAGLREHFAAYGTLTDCVVVLNPQTKRSRCFGFVTYSAVEEADAAMAASPHAVDGNAVELKRAVSREDSAKPGAHAKVKKLFVGGLKGDVAEGDLVQHFSQFGPVEKAEIIADKQSGKKRGFGFVYFQNHDAADKAAVVKFHPIQGHRVEVKKAVPKEDIQAGGGGGGAARPSRGGRGGGGGGRGRGGGGSGNRDHNGLAKGGGGYNSYGGYGGGGGGGGYGSYGGGGGSYGGGGGGGDYGNGYGGFGSYSQHQSSYGPMKSGGGGGGGGGSWGGRSNSGPYRGGYGGGGYGGGSF; encoded by the coding sequence ATGGAGAACTCGCAGCTGTGCAAGCTGTTCATCGGCGGCCTCAACGTGCAGACCACGGAGGCCGGGCTGCGGGAGCACTTCGCGGCCTACGGCACCCTGACCGACTGCGTGGTGGTGCTCAACCCGCAGACCAAGCGCTCCCGCTGCTTCGGCTTCGTCACCTACTCGGCGGTGGAGGAGGCCGACGCCGCCATGGCCGCGTCCCCCCACGCCGTGGACGGCAACGCGGTGGAGCTGAAGCGGGCCGTGTCCCGGGAGGACTCGGCCAAGCCCGGGGCTCACGCCAAGGTGAAGAAGCTCTTCGTGGGCGGCCTCAAGGGGGACGTGGCCGAGGGGGACCTGGTGCAGCACTTCAGCCAGTTCGGCCCCGTGGAGAAGGCGGAGATCATCGCCGACAAGCAGAGCGGCAAGAAGCGCGGCTTCGGCTTCGTCTACTTCCAGAACCACGACGCGGCCGACAAGGCGGCCGTGGTCAAGTTCCACCCGATCCAGGGCCACCGCGTGGAGGTGAAGAAGGCCGTGCCCAAGGAGGACATCCaggcgggcggggggggcggcggcgcggccaGGCCCTCGCGGGgaggccgaggaggaggaggaggaggacggggccggggcggcggcggatCCGGCAACCGGGACCACAACGGGCTGGCCAAGGGAGGCGGCGGTTACAACAGCTACGGCGGCTACGGcgggggaggaggcggcggcgggtACGGCTCCtacggcggcggcggcggctcctacggaggaggcggcggaggcggcgaCTACGGCAACGGGTACGGCGGGTTCGGCAGCTACAGCCAGCACCAGTCCTCCTACGGGCCCATGAAGAGCGGcggaggaggcggaggagggGGCGGCAGCTGGGGGGGCCGCAGTAACAGTGGACCGTACAGAGGAGGCTATGGCGGGGGAGGCTACGGGGGCGGCTCCTTCTGA